The following coding sequences lie in one Anguilla anguilla isolate fAngAng1 chromosome 14, fAngAng1.pri, whole genome shotgun sequence genomic window:
- the LOC118213030 gene encoding olfactomedin-like protein 2A, whose amino-acid sequence MWSLTNIIACFILLSKPANAQNKVFGEAEPVRMTSEGSDCRCKCIMRPLTRDACARLRSGSVRVEDFYTVETVSAGSDCKCSCTAPPSSLNPCENEWKMEKLRKQAPELMKLQTMIDLLEGTLYSMDMMKVHSYISKVASQINTLEESIKVNLTRENDFVRDSVTSLTDQLKRYENYSDIMVSIKKEISNLGLQLLQKDGSPLDNKLQETATEGKTKDAAKFPAKIASGSKPPKERPARSRKEGGKAGKSAKGAGHQPAVVRGITYYKAEEAEQGGNSRVQAVFCSPCFTNAPPHRPLSSENPAKPNAIDANAYKDKPPGDTPLGSDPSLEATTTAPTTTTTTTTTTTTPTTTTTTTATTTTASKTLAPTIMLVLDNSDNSSQSLSNRAEKDPDCEGTIASVDKPKKQHSYGRNEGAWMKDPIGSDSKIYVTNYYYGNNLVEFRNLYNFKQGRWSNLYKLPYNWIGTGHVVYGGAFYYNRAFTRNIIKYDLRQRYVAAWAQLPDVVYEDAAPWKWRGHSDVDFAVDESGLWVVYPSLDYDYGQGEAVVVSRLDPGDLSLRKETTWRTGLRRNAYGNCFIVCGVLYAVDAHDRREAEVSYAYDTHTGAEATPLLPFLNEYSFSTQIDYNPKEKVLYAWDNGHQLTYGIQFVGHH is encoded by the exons ATGTGGAGTCTTACAAACATCATTGCCTGCTTTATCCTGCTGTCTAAACCCGCCAATGCACAAAACAAG GTGTTCGGGGAGGCGGAGCCGGTGCGGATGACGTCAGAGGGCTCGGACTGCCGGTGCAAGTGCATCATGCGGCCGCTGACGCGGGACGCCTGCGCGCGTCTGCGCAGCGGGAGCGTGCGCGTGGAGGACTTCTACACCGTGGAGACGGTCAGCGCCGGCTCCGACTGCAAGTGCTCCTGCACCGCGCCGCCCTCCTCCCTCAACCCCTGCGAGAACGAGTGGAAGATGGAGAAGCTGCGCAAACAGGCACCCGAGCTGATGAAG CTCCAGACGATGATCGACCTACTGGAGGGCACTCTGTACAGCATGGACATGATGAAGGTGCACTCCTACATCAGCAAGGTGGCCTCTCAGATAAACACCCTGGAGGAG tCCATTAAGGTTAACCTAACCAGGGAGAACGACTTTGTGAGGGACAGCGTCACCAGCCTGACCGATCAGCTGAAGAGATATGAGAACTACTCTGACATCATGGTCAGCATAAAGAAGGAGATATCCAACCTCGGCCTGCAGCTCTTACAGAAGGATGGCTCACCATTGGATAACAAACTCCAG GAAACAGCCACAGAGGGAAAGACGAAGGACGCCGCCAAGTTTCCCGCCAAAATCGCTTCGGGATCCAAGCCGCCCAAGGAGAGGCCGGCCAGGTCCAGGAAGGAGGGCGGCAAGGCCGGGAAATCCgccaagggggcggggcatcagCCCGCGGTTGTCAGGGGAATCACGTACTACAAGGCCGAGGAGGCGGAGCAAGGCGGGAACAGCAGAG tacaggccgTGTTCTGCAGTCCGTGTTTTACCAACGCACCTCCTCACCGTCCCCTTTCCTCAGAGAACCCTGCCAAACCCAACGCCATCGACGCCAACGCCTACAAGGACAAGCCTCCTGGGGACACACCCCTGGGGTCTGACCCCAGCCTGGAGGCTACCACAACCGCCCCCACGACCACGACCACGaccaccacaaccacaaccacgcCCACCACCACAACTACCACTACAGCAACAACCACTACTG cCAGCAAGACATTAGCCCCAACCATTATGCTAGTGCTGGACAACTCTGACAACAGCAGCCAGTCCCTCTCCAACCGAGCAG AGAAAGACCCGGACTGCGAGGGAACGATAGCCTCGGTGGACAAGCCGAAGAAGCAGCACAGCTACGGGCGCAACGAGGGCGCCTGGATGAAGGACCCCATCGGCAGTGACTCCAAGATCTACGTCACCAACTATTACTATGGCAACAACCTGGTGGAGTTCCGGAACCTGTACAATTTCAAGCAGG gtcgATGGAGTAACCTGTACAAGCTCCCGTATAACTGGATCGGCACGGGTCACGTGGTCTACGGCGGCGCCTTCTACTACAACCGGGCCTTCACCAGGAACATCATCAAGTACGACCTGCGGCAGCGCTACGTGGCGGCCTGGGCGCAGCTGCCCGACGTGGTCTACGAGGACGCCGCGCCCTGGAAGTGGAGGGGCCACTCCGACGTGGACTTCGCCGTGGACGAGAGCGGCCTGTGGGTGGTCTATCCCTCGCTGGACTACGACTACGGCCAGGGCGAGGCCGTCGTGGTGAGCCGGCTGGACCCCGGCGACCTGTCGCTAAGGAAGGAGACCACCTGGCGCACCGGCCTGCGCCGCAACGCCTACGGCAACTGCTTCATCGTGTGCGGCGTGCTGTACGCCGTGGACGCGCACGACCGGCGGGAGGCCGAGGTCTCCTACGCCTACGACACGCACACGGGCGCCGAGGCCACGCCCCTCCTGCCCTTCCTCAACGAATACTCCTTCAGCACCCAGATCGACTACAACCCCAAAGAGAAGGTGCTGTACGCCTGGGACAACGGCCACCAGCTCACCTACGGCATCCAGTTCGTGGGTCACCATTAA